The following is a genomic window from Armatimonadota bacterium.
CGCATCGAGGCCGCCTTGCACCGGCGCCCGCGCCTGGAACAGCGCTGCTTCAGCGAGCAGGAGCGCGAGTACTGTAACAGCCGGCGCCGCCCGGGGCAGCATTACGCCGCGCGCTTTGCCGCAAAGGAGGCGGTGGCGAAGGCTCTGCAGACATCCGTCCGCTGGCGCGAGATCGAGGTCATCGGCAGCGGCGGGCCGCCCCGGGTGCGCCTGTCGGGAGGCACCGCTGCCGCCGCCGCGGGCCGCGATGTCGCCATCTCGATGTCGCACAGCGG
Proteins encoded in this region:
- the acpS gene encoding holo-ACP synthase gives rise to the protein MGIGIDVIQISRIEAALHRRPRLEQRCFSEQEREYCNSRRRPGQHYAARFAAKEAVAKALQTSVRWREIEVIGSGGPPRVRLSGGTAAAAAGRDVAISMSHSGDVAVAAVIVQGVGE